A DNA window from Haliovirga abyssi contains the following coding sequences:
- a CDS encoding MBL fold metallo-hydrolase produces MKEYNITNKVKVFLFENTMVITSLINNNKAILIDCGMMDEAKALKEKLNKNGIQVVGIIFTHYHPDHVVGANLFENVDLICNSRYENDYICFSKEFKNEFNFLKPTKIIDEGEIKLNGFNIKIINGEGHCKSSSIILINNEIIITGDLMMQTNEGKPCIPGLCSDGSVFSHIRSLEEIIKLNPKYLIMGHGEPILNKQDINIEIEKRLDYLYKIKNSNGNIKLEDCINENLDEWELKRAHDLNLNVYRNELK; encoded by the coding sequence ATGAAGGAGTATAATATAACTAATAAAGTGAAAGTTTTTTTATTTGAAAATACAATGGTAATAACTTCTTTAATAAATAATAATAAGGCAATTTTAATAGATTGTGGAATGATGGATGAAGCTAAAGCATTAAAAGAAAAATTAAATAAAAATGGAATTCAAGTAGTTGGAATAATTTTTACTCATTATCATCCAGATCATGTAGTAGGAGCAAATTTATTTGAAAATGTAGATTTGATATGTAACAGTAGGTATGAAAATGATTATATTTGCTTTTCAAAAGAATTTAAAAATGAGTTTAATTTCCTAAAGCCTACTAAAATAATAGATGAGGGAGAAATTAAATTAAATGGATTTAATATAAAAATTATTAATGGAGAAGGACATTGCAAGTCGAGTTCAATTATTTTAATAAATAATGAAATTATCATAACTGGAGATCTTATGATGCAAACAAACGAAGGAAAACCATGTATTCCTGGATTATGCAGTGACGGAAGTGTTTTTTCTCATATTAGAAGTTTAGAAGAAATAATTAAGTTGAATCCAAAATATCTTATTATGGGACATGGAGAACCTATTCTTAATAAACAGGATATTAATATTGAAATAGAAAAAAGATTAGATTATTTATATAAAATAAAAAATAGTAATGGAAATATAAAATTAGAAGATTGTATAAATGAAAATTTAGATGAGTGGGAACTTAAAAGAGCTCATGATTTAAATTTAAATGTATACAGAAATGAACTTAAATAA
- a CDS encoding GNAT family N-acetyltransferase, with protein sequence MLIQKGTKDLDTERLYLRRFKLEDSENMFNNWANDEDVTKYLTWLPHKKIEVTNEILKEWINSYKSTDVYNWAIVPKEYGKVIGNISVVKIDLEDEMCEIGYCISKKYWNKGIVTEALKKVIDYLILDVGFVGIKGKHDLKNIASGKVMLKAGMTYEGRIRDSIKNNEGEYIDVEMYSILKRDIFKNKSLNN encoded by the coding sequence ATGCTAATACAAAAAGGAACAAAAGATCTTGATACTGAGAGATTATATTTAAGAAGATTTAAACTAGAAGATTCAGAAAATATGTTTAATAATTGGGCAAATGATGAAGATGTAACAAAATATTTGACATGGTTACCTCATAAAAAAATTGAAGTAACAAATGAAATATTAAAGGAATGGATAAATTCATATAAAAGTACAGATGTATATAATTGGGCTATCGTTCCTAAAGAATATGGCAAAGTAATTGGTAATATATCTGTTGTAAAAATAGATTTAGAGGATGAAATGTGTGAAATAGGTTATTGCATAAGTAAAAAATATTGGAATAAGGGAATTGTAACAGAGGCATTAAAAAAAGTAATTGATTACTTAATATTAGATGTTGGATTCGTAGGAATTAAAGGAAAACACGATTTAAAAAATATAGCTTCTGGAAAAGTAATGTTAAAAGCAGGAATGACATATGAAGGGAGAATAAGAGACTCTATTAAAAATAACGAAGGAGAATATATAGATGTTGAAATGTATTCAATTCTAAAAAGAGATATCTTTAAAAATAAAAGTTTAAATAATTAA
- a CDS encoding shikimate kinase, whose amino-acid sequence MKKNIVLIGYMGTGKSTIGKILSKELKMEFIDTDLLIEKNIKMSIKDIFENFGEKYFRDLESKIAKEVSKLNNKIISTGGGIVLRDENINNLKKTGMVVLLKANADTIYERVSKNSDRPLLNVENPKEKINKMLIERKLNYERFKDIEIETDNKTVNEIFEIIKENYFKTV is encoded by the coding sequence ATGAAAAAAAATATTGTATTAATTGGATATATGGGAACAGGAAAAAGCACAATAGGGAAAATTCTTTCAAAAGAGCTTAAAATGGAATTTATTGATACAGACCTTTTAATTGAAAAAAATATTAAAATGAGTATCAAAGATATCTTTGAAAATTTTGGAGAAAAATATTTTAGAGATTTAGAAAGCAAGATTGCAAAAGAAGTTTCAAAACTTAATAATAAAATAATTTCTACTGGTGGTGGAATTGTATTACGTGATGAAAATATAAATAACTTGAAAAAAACTGGAATGGTGGTTTTATTAAAAGCAAATGCAGATACAATTTATGAAAGGGTTAGCAAAAATTCAGATAGGCCATTATTAAATGTAGAAAATCCAAAAGAAAAAATAAATAAAATGTTAATAGAAAGAAAATTAAATTATGAAAGATTTAAAGATATTGAAATAGAAACAGATAATAAAACAGTAAATGAAATTTTTGAAATAATTAAAGAAAATTATTTTAAAACAGTTTAA
- a CDS encoding endo alpha-1,4 polygalactosaminidase, with protein sequence MKKPFMKLIIISMFMLSGCFNNNIINANISRDYRQDMRDFIKSISAYSKNINHNFIIIPQNGQELITDNGESNGILKLDYINSIDATGREELFYGYNNIDEKTAEEDKQHLLDLCHVYEKHNIKVLVTDYSYTHSKMDDSYKINEKNGFISFAANTRELNKIPDYPKHPFNENSNNINNISQAKNFLYLINSENFITKGDFITAVSATNYDVVIMDLFHNEKAYNSTEIKQLKIKKNGNKRLVVCYMSIGEAENYRYYWDKEWDKSHPLWLDNENPSWKGNFKVKYWNKNWHDIIFGNDNSYLKKIIDAGFDGVYLDIIDAYEYFEEK encoded by the coding sequence ATGAAAAAACCATTTATGAAGTTAATAATAATTTCAATGTTTATGTTATCAGGTTGTTTTAATAATAATATAATAAATGCCAATATTTCAAGAGATTATAGACAAGATATGCGTGATTTTATTAAAAGTATCAGTGCTTATTCCAAAAATATTAATCATAATTTTATTATTATTCCACAAAATGGGCAAGAACTTATAACAGACAATGGAGAAAGTAATGGAATACTAAAACTTGATTATATTAACTCTATTGATGCAACTGGACGAGAAGAGCTATTTTATGGTTATAATAATATTGATGAAAAAACAGCTGAAGAAGACAAACAGCATTTATTAGATTTATGCCATGTCTATGAAAAACATAATATAAAAGTTCTTGTAACAGATTATTCTTATACACATAGCAAAATGGATGATTCATATAAAATTAATGAAAAAAACGGATTTATATCATTTGCTGCCAATACTAGAGAATTAAATAAAATACCTGATTACCCAAAACATCCTTTTAACGAGAACAGTAATAATATTAATAATATTTCACAAGCTAAAAATTTTTTATATTTAATAAATAGCGAAAATTTCATAACAAAGGGCGATTTTATAACTGCTGTATCAGCGACTAATTATGATGTGGTTATCATGGATTTATTTCATAATGAAAAAGCCTATAATTCTACAGAAATTAAACAACTTAAAATTAAAAAAAATGGTAACAAACGATTAGTTGTTTGCTATATGAGTATTGGAGAAGCTGAAAATTATCGATATTATTGGGATAAAGAATGGGATAAATCTCATCCTTTATGGTTAGATAACGAGAATCCAAGTTGGAAAGGAAATTTCAAAGTTAAATATTGGAATAAAAATTGGCATGATATTATTTTTGGAAATGATAATTCATATTTGAAAAAGATAATTGACGCTGGATTTGATGGAGTATATTTAGATATAATAGATGCTTATGAATATTTTGAAGAAAAATAG
- a CDS encoding zinc ribbon domain-containing protein, which yields MEKNYKCPKCGNNSYETDTIATTGGGFSKIFDVQNKKFTAVTCTRCKYTELYKAETSMLGNIFDFFTD from the coding sequence ATGGAAAAAAATTATAAATGTCCAAAATGCGGAAACAATAGTTATGAAACAGATACAATTGCTACAACTGGAGGAGGTTTTTCAAAAATATTTGATGTGCAAAATAAAAAATTTACAGCAGTAACTTGTACTAGATGTAAATATACTGAATTATATAAAGCAGAAACAAGTATGCTTGGGAATATATTTGATTTTTTTACTGATTAG
- a CDS encoding ATP-grasp domain-containing protein: MIIADKPYVSDFMKKSILELKLPLLKSEGIEKLNFLEGTKIVTQELALQKLKFEKEMKIYTNSENSINWMINNLDFTELPENINLFKDKVKFRKAIESIYPDFYYKEIKINELKEISIENLKKPFIIKPSIGFFSMGVYMISSNEDWEKAIKSLEIEIKEVENLYPKEVLNTSKFIIEEYIEGEEFAFDAYYNSNGEPVILNILKHIFSSEKDVSDRVYITSKEIINENIENFLDFLKKLGDITKIKNFPLHVEVRMDEKGKIIPIEVNPMRFAGWCTTDIAYYAYGINPYEYYFKEKKPDWEKILKIKENKIYSVVVLDNSTNISSINIKSFNYDKISLKFEKILEIRKVDYNKYPLFGFIFTETRKDNYEELEWILKSDLKEFVSLDN; this comes from the coding sequence ATGATAATAGCAGATAAACCATATGTTTCAGATTTTATGAAAAAAAGTATATTAGAATTAAAATTGCCATTGTTAAAATCAGAGGGAATAGAGAAATTAAATTTTTTAGAGGGAACAAAAATAGTAACTCAAGAGTTAGCATTACAAAAATTAAAGTTTGAAAAAGAGATGAAAATATATACTAATTCGGAAAATTCTATTAATTGGATGATTAATAATTTAGATTTTACAGAATTACCTGAAAATATAAATTTATTTAAAGATAAAGTGAAATTTAGGAAAGCTATTGAGAGTATTTATCCAGATTTCTATTATAAAGAAATAAAAATAAATGAATTAAAAGAAATTTCAATTGAAAATTTAAAAAAGCCATTTATTATAAAGCCTTCCATTGGTTTTTTTAGTATGGGTGTATATATGATATCCTCCAATGAAGATTGGGAAAAAGCAATAAAATCTCTCGAAATAGAGATAAAAGAAGTTGAAAATTTATATCCGAAAGAAGTTTTAAATACTTCAAAATTTATAATAGAAGAATATATTGAAGGAGAAGAGTTTGCTTTTGATGCTTATTATAATAGCAATGGAGAGCCTGTAATTTTGAATATTTTAAAACATATATTCTCTTCTGAAAAAGATGTAAGCGATAGAGTATATATTACATCAAAAGAAATAATTAATGAAAATATTGAGAATTTTTTAGATTTTTTGAAAAAATTAGGGGATATTACAAAGATTAAAAATTTTCCACTTCATGTGGAAGTGAGAATGGATGAAAAAGGAAAAATTATACCTATAGAAGTAAATCCCATGAGATTTGCAGGATGGTGTACAACAGATATAGCTTATTATGCATATGGGATTAATCCTTATGAATACTATTTTAAAGAGAAAAAACCAGATTGGGAAAAAATTTTAAAGATTAAAGAAAATAAAATTTATAGTGTAGTTGTATTGGATAATTCAACTAATATCTCTTCCATTAATATTAAAAGTTTTAATTATGATAAAATTAGTTTGAAATTTGAAAAAATTTTAGAAATTAGAAAAGTTGATTATAATAAATATCCACTTTTTGGATTTATTTTTACAGAAACTAGAAAAGATAATTATGAAGAATTAGAATGGATATTAAAATCAGATTTAAAAGAATTTGTTAGTTTGGATAATTAA
- the earP gene encoding elongation factor P maturation arginine rhamnosyltransferase EarP, with product MFNIDIFCDVIDNYGDIGVVYRLAKNIHQINKNILINIYINKYTEVKKLVENFDSNLIINNFENLNIINIERVSQNSFKYNASKVIIEAFGTEIPDFFKKSISENAKLIINLEYLSGETWIEGFHKKKSISYYEGIEKYFFMPGFTEKSGGIILDYDYLSMIKSINSSKEKYFNNFFKEKNINCIYNKSNLYISIFTYEFNFKSMIKSLSKVNKNIYIFLCGEKTQKSFDFILKEIKIYKNIHILYMPFFIQKDYDYLINLMDFNFVRGEESLARATISGIPFLWHIYKQEEYIHLDKLNSFLDRMSENIDINADIFKKYKDISISTNNILKDEIENNFEINFDDLFNIILDNSSFFKKFSEYLIKKCDLTKQLIEFINEKI from the coding sequence ATGTTTAATATAGATATATTTTGTGATGTTATTGATAATTATGGAGATATTGGTGTTGTTTATAGATTAGCAAAGAATATTCATCAAATCAATAAAAATATACTTATTAACATTTATATTAATAAATATACAGAAGTAAAAAAATTAGTTGAAAATTTTGATTCCAATTTAATAATTAATAATTTTGAAAATTTAAATATTATAAATATCGAAAGAGTAAGTCAAAACAGTTTTAAATACAATGCTTCTAAAGTTATTATTGAAGCTTTTGGAACAGAGATTCCTGATTTTTTCAAAAAAAGTATATCTGAAAATGCAAAGTTAATTATAAATTTAGAATATCTATCTGGTGAAACTTGGATTGAAGGTTTTCATAAAAAAAAATCTATATCCTATTATGAAGGTATTGAAAAATATTTTTTTATGCCAGGTTTTACTGAAAAAAGTGGTGGAATTATATTAGATTATGATTATCTTTCAATGATTAAATCAATTAATTCTTCAAAAGAAAAATATTTTAATAATTTTTTTAAAGAAAAAAACATTAATTGTATTTATAATAAGAGTAATCTTTATATTTCAATTTTTACTTATGAATTTAATTTTAAGAGTATGATAAAATCATTGTCAAAAGTTAATAAAAATATTTATATATTTTTATGTGGAGAAAAAACGCAGAAAAGTTTTGACTTTATATTGAAAGAGATTAAAATATATAAAAATATACATATTCTATATATGCCTTTTTTTATACAAAAGGATTATGATTATTTAATAAATTTAATGGATTTTAATTTTGTAAGAGGTGAAGAATCTCTTGCAAGAGCTACAATTTCAGGTATTCCATTTTTATGGCATATTTATAAACAAGAAGAGTATATTCATTTGGATAAATTAAATTCTTTTTTAGATAGAATGAGTGAAAATATTGATATAAATGCAGATATTTTTAAAAAATATAAAGATATTTCTATTTCTACTAATAATATTTTGAAAGATGAAATTGAAAATAATTTTGAAATAAATTTTGATGATTTATTTAATATTATATTAGATAATAGCTCTTTTTTTAAAAAATTTAGTGAATATTTAATAAAAAAATGTGATTTAACAAAACAATTGATAGAATTTATCAATGAAAAAATTTAA
- a CDS encoding chorismate mutase has translation MKKAEECLNMREIRDGIDIIDNEIVKLIANRAKYVKEAAKFKKDEKAVKDSNRVKKVLESKKELAKKYGASPDLIEKIYKMMIDFFINEEMQEWKLK, from the coding sequence ATGAAAAAAGCAGAAGAATGTTTAAATATGAGAGAAATTAGAGATGGTATTGATATTATTGATAATGAAATAGTAAAGTTAATTGCAAATCGTGCTAAATATGTAAAAGAAGCTGCTAAATTTAAAAAAGATGAAAAAGCAGTAAAAGATTCAAATAGAGTGAAAAAAGTGCTTGAATCAAAAAAAGAATTAGCAAAAAAATATGGAGCATCTCCAGATTTAATTGAAAAAATATATAAAATGATGATTGATTTTTTTATAAATGAAGAGATGCAGGAGTGGAAATTAAAATGA
- a CDS encoding HD domain-containing protein, which yields MTNRLKKQIEFIREIDKIKEIYRHTSLFGKDRKENDAEHSWHICVMAIVLSEYSNEKNMDMLKILKMLLIHDLIEIYSGDYIVYTEKEVEKEKKEKEGAEKIFSILPEDQSKEFKDIWVEFEERKTIEAKFARVLDRLEPILQNYYNKGDSWVKYNISAEKIIEKNRIIKDGSEEIWKYVEGMINEYLEKGIIK from the coding sequence ATGACAAATAGATTAAAAAAACAAATTGAATTTATAAGAGAAATAGATAAAATAAAAGAAATTTACAGACATACAAGTTTATTTGGAAAAGATAGAAAAGAAAATGATGCAGAACACTCATGGCATATTTGTGTTATGGCTATAGTTCTTTCTGAATATTCAAATGAAAAAAATATGGATATGTTAAAAATATTAAAAATGTTATTAATTCATGATTTGATTGAAATTTATTCAGGAGATTATATTGTATATACTGAAAAGGAAGTAGAAAAAGAGAAAAAAGAAAAAGAGGGTGCAGAAAAAATATTTAGTATTCTTCCAGAAGACCAAAGTAAAGAATTTAAAGATATTTGGGTAGAATTTGAAGAAAGAAAAACTATAGAAGCAAAATTTGCAAGAGTATTGGATAGATTAGAACCAATATTACAAAACTATTATAACAAAGGGGATTCATGGGTGAAATATAATATTTCAGCAGAAAAAATAATTGAAAAAAACAGGATTATTAAAGATGGATCAGAAGAAATATGGAAATATGTTGAAGGTATGATAAATGAATATTTAGAAAAGGGAATAATTAAGTGA
- a CDS encoding GNAT family N-acetyltransferase, whose protein sequence is MKKNWNYKSYKYRFLNFRDNGEEVEEFLKANHKYICWQDDLEIDEISSKDTFYPELPKGKRIEDKYLIGIYENKKIICIFDILKNFPEDETWMIGLMLLDENLRGKGLATELYNEIERYLIKHSVKKIRIGVLDKNSRGKAFWEKSGFKRVEGEKKYKEIKKVFIYEKIL, encoded by the coding sequence ATGAAGAAAAATTGGAATTATAAATCTTATAAATATAGATTTTTAAATTTTAGAGATAATGGTGAAGAAGTAGAAGAATTTTTAAAAGCAAATCACAAATATATATGTTGGCAAGATGATTTAGAAATAGATGAAATATCTTCAAAAGATACTTTTTATCCTGAATTACCTAAAGGTAAGCGTATAGAAGATAAATATCTTATTGGAATATATGAAAACAAGAAAATAATTTGTATATTTGATATATTAAAAAATTTTCCTGAAGATGAAACTTGGATGATTGGATTAATGTTATTAGATGAAAATTTAAGAGGTAAGGGATTAGCAACTGAATTATATAATGAAATTGAGAGATATTTAATAAAACACAGTGTTAAAAAAATTAGAATTGGAGTATTGGATAAGAACTCAAGAGGTAAAGCCTTTTGGGAAAAGTCTGGTTTTAAAAGAGTTGAAGGAGAAAAAAAGTATAAAGAGATAAAGAAAGTCTTTATTTATGAGAAAATATTATAA
- a CDS encoding histidine phosphatase family protein, protein MTLNLYIVRHGETEWNKKGVMQGHFNSDLTDLGKNQALKLSKSLSHINFDAVYTSTQSRAINTTQIILGDKDNKIIQSELIKEINMGIWQGMEKEVVRKKYPEHIESFWKNPHKYDHQAIKGESYFELCKRTKLFLNDIYDKHKNGNILIVSHGIAIKSILNNILNRSIEDFWKGEYILNTSVTLIEMKAKDSFEIKFISDVSHL, encoded by the coding sequence ATGACATTAAATCTATATATAGTTAGACATGGCGAAACAGAATGGAATAAAAAAGGTGTTATGCAGGGGCATTTCAATTCTGATTTAACTGATTTAGGTAAAAATCAAGCTCTGAAATTATCTAAATCTCTTTCTCATATTAATTTTGATGCGGTATATACAAGTACGCAATCCAGAGCAATAAATACTACTCAAATTATTTTAGGCGACAAAGATAATAAAATTATTCAATCTGAATTAATTAAAGAGATTAACATGGGAATTTGGCAGGGAATGGAAAAAGAAGTTGTAAGAAAAAAATATCCAGAGCATATTGAAAGTTTCTGGAAAAATCCACACAAATATGATCACCAAGCAATTAAAGGAGAAAGTTATTTTGAACTTTGTAAACGTACAAAACTTTTTTTGAATGATATTTATGATAAACATAAAAATGGAAATATTTTAATTGTATCTCATGGAATTGCGATTAAATCAATATTAAATAACATTTTAAACAGATCAATTGAAGATTTCTGGAAAGGCGAGTATATATTAAATACAAGTGTTACTTTAATTGAAATGAAGGCTAAAGATAGTTTTGAAATAAAGTTTATTTCTGATGTAAGTCATTTATAA
- a CDS encoding flavodoxin family protein: MEKKTIKIAIIYYSKGNNTKLVAETIKIGLEEIENIEVKSMSLEELDPNYIKEAKAIIFGTPTYYANISWQMKKWFDESQGYNLEGKLGAVFATENHIGGGADTALLTLINHLMVKGMLIYSGGSALGNPYIHLGVVAIKDGDDYQKERAKIFGNRIARKTLELFGNIK, from the coding sequence ATGGAAAAGAAAACTATAAAAATTGCTATTATTTATTATAGCAAAGGGAATAATACAAAATTAGTCGCAGAAACAATAAAAATAGGATTAGAAGAAATAGAAAACATTGAAGTAAAATCTATGTCTTTAGAAGAATTAGATCCTAATTATATTAAAGAAGCAAAAGCAATAATTTTTGGTACTCCAACTTATTATGCTAATATTTCTTGGCAAATGAAAAAATGGTTTGATGAATCGCAGGGCTATAATTTAGAAGGAAAATTAGGAGCTGTATTTGCAACTGAAAATCATATAGGTGGGGGAGCAGATACTGCATTATTAACTTTAATAAATCATTTAATGGTAAAAGGAATGTTAATATATTCTGGTGGATCTGCTTTAGGAAATCCATATATTCATTTAGGAGTTGTTGCTATAAAAGATGGAGATGATTATCAAAAAGAACGTGCAAAAATATTTGGAAATAGGATAGCAAGGAAAACATTAGAATTGTTTGGAAACATAAAATAA
- a CDS encoding C-GCAxxG-C-C family protein — translation MEIIKKIEEKVKYCYWEKDYNCAITSIKVLSELFNIKIGEEILNSAIGIPGAGRYGAQCGLVNGALMIIGLRGKEKSLENKDIRELCNKFSKEFDEKFKSLLCSELRPQGFNENNPPHLCEPITNESILLAYEIISGT, via the coding sequence ATGGAAATTATTAAAAAAATTGAAGAAAAAGTAAAATATTGTTATTGGGAAAAAGATTATAATTGTGCAATAACATCAATAAAAGTATTATCTGAATTGTTTAATATTAAAATAGGTGAAGAGATATTAAATTCTGCTATTGGAATTCCTGGTGCAGGAAGATATGGAGCACAATGTGGGTTAGTGAATGGAGCATTGATGATTATAGGTTTAAGAGGTAAAGAAAAAAGCCTTGAAAATAAAGATATTCGTGAACTATGTAATAAATTTTCAAAAGAATTTGATGAAAAATTTAAAAGTTTGTTGTGTAGTGAGCTAAGACCACAAGGATTTAATGAAAATAATCCTCCTCACTTATGTGAGCCAATTACTAACGAATCAATCTTACTTGCATATGAAATAATATCTGGAACATAA
- the efp gene encoding elongation factor P has translation MKNAKEIRAGNIIKIGNDVFIVQKAEFSKSGRSSAVVKFKFKNLLTNAKSETVLKAADKVDDIILDKQKMVYIYENGGQYAFQNQETWEELNLTKEDLGDALKYLEENMEILVVFYEGRAVGIEMPTTLDREVVYTEPGLKGDTTGRALKSAELSTGHEIMVPLFINQGDIIRIDTRTDEYLERAK, from the coding sequence ATGAAAAACGCAAAAGAAATAAGAGCTGGAAATATAATCAAGATAGGAAATGATGTTTTCATAGTACAAAAAGCAGAGTTTAGTAAATCAGGTCGTAGTTCAGCAGTTGTAAAATTTAAGTTTAAAAATTTATTGACAAATGCAAAATCAGAAACAGTTTTGAAAGCTGCAGATAAAGTTGATGATATTATTCTTGATAAACAAAAAATGGTATACATTTACGAAAATGGTGGACAATATGCATTTCAAAATCAAGAAACTTGGGAAGAACTTAATTTAACAAAAGAAGATTTAGGAGATGCTTTAAAATATTTAGAAGAAAATATGGAAATATTAGTAGTCTTTTATGAAGGTAGAGCAGTAGGTATCGAAATGCCAACTACATTAGATAGAGAAGTTGTATATACAGAACCAGGATTAAAAGGAGATACTACAGGTAGAGCATTAAAATCTGCTGAATTAAGTACTGGACATGAAATAATGGTTCCACTATTTATAAATCAAGGTGATATAATTAGAATAGATACAAGAACTGATGAATATTTAGAGAGAGCAAAATAA
- the aroF gene encoding 3-deoxy-7-phosphoheptulonate synthase, with translation MVIVMKNNATEEQIKKVIERVESLGLKAHPIYGQEKTIIGVIGDENILRAHPVNPYEGVEEVKSIAKPFKFASREFKQEDTIIDVNGIKIGGGNFVVMAGPCSVENRDMLFETAKRVKEAGASILRGGAFKPRTSPYDFQGLGEEGLKYLKEAAIEYNMAVITEVMDARDIELIDKYADIFQVGARNMQNFTLLKELGKTDKPVMLKRGMAATVKDLLMAAEYIIASGNKNVILCERGIRTFETYTRNTVDINIIPSVKELSHLPIIIDSSHGTGRRSHVGPIALAGLVAGADGSMIEVHPSPENALSDGPQSLRFHEFDELMSKMKKYLEFEGRKLS, from the coding sequence ATGGTTATAGTAATGAAAAATAATGCAACAGAAGAACAAATAAAAAAAGTTATTGAAAGGGTTGAAAGCTTAGGATTAAAAGCTCATCCTATTTATGGTCAAGAAAAGACAATAATAGGTGTAATTGGAGATGAAAATATATTAAGAGCTCATCCAGTTAATCCGTATGAAGGAGTTGAAGAGGTAAAATCAATAGCAAAACCATTTAAATTTGCTAGTCGTGAATTTAAACAAGAAGATACAATAATAGATGTAAACGGAATTAAAATAGGTGGCGGAAATTTTGTAGTTATGGCAGGACCTTGTTCTGTTGAAAATAGAGATATGCTTTTTGAAACTGCAAAAAGAGTAAAAGAAGCTGGAGCTTCTATCTTGAGAGGTGGAGCATTCAAACCAAGAACTAGCCCATATGATTTTCAAGGACTTGGAGAAGAGGGATTAAAATATTTAAAAGAAGCTGCAATAGAATATAATATGGCTGTTATTACAGAAGTAATGGATGCAAGAGATATTGAACTTATTGATAAATATGCAGATATATTTCAAGTTGGGGCAAGAAATATGCAAAACTTCACTCTTTTAAAAGAATTAGGAAAAACTGATAAACCTGTTATGTTAAAAAGAGGAATGGCTGCAACTGTAAAAGATTTATTAATGGCTGCTGAATATATAATTGCATCTGGAAATAAAAATGTAATATTATGTGAAAGAGGAATTAGAACATTTGAAACTTATACAAGAAATACAGTTGATATAAATATAATACCATCTGTAAAAGAGTTGTCGCATTTACCTATAATTATTGATTCTAGTCATGGAACTGGTAGAAGGTCTCATGTTGGGCCAATAGCTCTTGCAGGTCTTGTAGCTGGTGCTGATGGGTCAATGATAGAAGTCCATCCTTCACCAGAAAATGCACTATCTGACGGACCTCAATCACTTAGATTTCATGAATTTGATGAGTTAATGTCAAAAATGAAAAAATATTTAGAATTTGAGGGTAGAAAATTATCATAA